The genomic region GACGACGCAGGACGTAGACGTGATCGCCCGCGCGGAGGTGGAGCGGAGCGGCTCGCCGGTCGTGCTGGTACCGCCCGACCCGCTGCCTGAACCCCTCAACCGCGCCATCGCCCGCGTGGCGCGGGATTTCGGCTTGTCGGCGGACTGGATGAACACGGTCGTGGCGCGCCAGTGGAGCCAGGGGCTGCCGCCGTGGATCGGCGAAGACCTGGAGTGGAGGCGGTACGGCGCGCTGCATGTCGGGCTCGCCGGGCGGCGCACGCTGATCGCGCTGAAGCTCTTCGCGGCGGCGGACCAGACGCTGCGCAGCGTCCATGCGCAGGACCTGGTCGCACTCGCACCGTCGGACGCGGAGCTGGGCGAGGCGGCCGCGTGGGTGCTGACGCAGGACGCATCACCCGTCTTCCCGCGGCTCGTTGCCGAGGTGGTGGAGCATGTCCGCGACGCCCGCCGAGATCGCTAGCCGCGCGCGCGAGGCCGCCGTCGCCGTCGCATGGAGGCAATGGGCGGCGCTCGGTGCACCCGTATCCGGTGGCGCCGTTCAGGCGCGGGCGATCGTCGATCCCGAGGCGCTGGTCCTCCTTTCGTGCGTGCTGCGTGATGGCGAACGCCGCCTCGACGACGTGCTTGCGTGGTGGGCGACGGCGGGGGCGCCGTTGATGAGCGTGCAGCGGATCACCACGCTGCGGAAGCAGTTCCCCGTGTCGGCGCACGGGGGGCTCGCCACCTTCGCGCGCGCGGTGGTGGACGGCGGAGATCTGCGCTGGCACAGACTCGCCGCGCAGGCGGAAGGGGAAGACGAGCTGCTCGTGCGCCGAAAACGTGGCGGCGACGTATCGCTCATCTCCGCGCCGGCGCTGATGCTTCGGTTGCGGTCCGCCTTCGGCGTGGGTGTGAAAGCCGATCTCCTGGCGGTGCTGCTGGGGCTCGGCGGGGCTCCGGAAACGGTTCGGACGCTCGCGACCGCGACCGGCTACACCCTTGCCTCCGTGCGGCGGGCGGCGCAGGAGATGACGGCCGCGCGGATCGCATACCGGACGCTCGGCCGCCCCGTCACCTACGCCGCCGATCCACGGGACTGGGAGATCCTGCTGGGGTTCAGGCCCGGCACCTCGCCGCCCGCGTGGCGTTACTTCGCCCAGGTGTTCGCGTTCGTCGCGGCCACGATCGAATGGTCGGACGCCGCGTCGTCGGTCAGCCCGTACATCGCCGCCTCGACGGCACGCGACGTGTTCGATGCGCATCGCGGCGCGTTCGAGCTCAACCGCATCCGCATCCCCGAGCCGTCCGACTACCGCGGCGAGCAGTACCTCGAAGGCTTCGCGGCAGCCGTGGACGCCCTCGCCTCGTGGCTGGACGAAGCCGGGTAAAGCTCACCCCAGCCCCACCATTCGCTCGCTGATCTCCCACAGGCGCCGCGCGGTCTCGTCGCGGGTGGAGGCGAATAGCGAGACCGCGCGCTCGTCGACGAAATACTTCGCCGTGACAGCCGCCACCTCGGGCGAGGCGGCGAGATGGACGGCGGTGGCGGCGCCCTGCTCGGGGGTGCGCATCCAGCGGCGGAACAGGCGGATGGGCGGGAAGCCGTTCAGCAGCAGGTCGGTGGCCACGACGCCGGGATGGAGCGCGTTCGCGGTGACGCCCGTGCCGGCGGCGCGGCGCGCCAGCTCGCGCGTGAACAGCACGTTGGCGCGCTTGGTGTTGCCGTACTGCCGGAAGCCGCGGTAGCGCCGCCGCCGCATCTCCAGGTCGTCCCAGCGCAGGTCGGCCATCTCGTGCGCGTTGGAGCTGACCGTCACCACGCGCGCGGGGGCGCTCGCGACGAGCCGCGGCAGGAGCAGGTTCGTCAGCAGGAACGGCGCGAGGTGGTTCACCGCCCACTGCATCTCGATCCCGTCGTCGCTCAGCCGGCGGCGGCGCGTGTAGACGGCGGCGTTGTTCACCAGCACGTCGATGCGCGGGAACGCCGCCAGCAGCTCGTCCGCCGCGCGCCGCACGTCGGCCTGCCGCGACAGGTCGGCCAGGACGATGCGCGCGTCGCGGCACCCGGCGTCGCGCTCGATCTCGGCGAGCGCCGCGCGGCCGCGCTCGGGGCTGCGAACGACGAGCGCCACCGTGGCTCCGCGCCGCGCCAGCTCTTTCGCCGTGGCCTTGCCGATGCCGCTGCTGGCGCCCGTCACCACGCAGACGCGCCCGCTCATCTCCCCCACGCAGGGCTCCTCATCTCAGGGCCGGGCAAATCGATCCGGGTGAAGATTCGGTGAGTTTCGCCGGATCAGGTGCCGAGCCGGCGATAGATCCTTCGGCCTGCAAGTTCTTGTGCAGAAGCTGATTACGGTCTGGCGGCCTCAGGATGACGTCCAGCCGGCATCGGAGGAATTCACCTGAGCAACGAAGGCGCAAAGCCGGCGAGTCTACCGTCCGAGTCTGCGGCTTCCACGAATCACGAACACGCTGTTTGCGGCGATCACCAGTGCGAGGGCGATGGCGCTGAGGGCGAGGTGGCGCTCGTCCATCCACCAGAGCGCGGCGGCGGCGATCTGCGAGGCGAGCGCGGCGGCTGGCATCCACACCTCCAGCCGTCGCCGGAGCCGCGCGAGCGGGGCGATGGCGACGAGGACGGCGTAGTAGTACGACGTCAACTGCAGCATCAGGGCGATCCACAGCGTGGACAGCCCCGGCGCCGCCCACGTTCGCCGCGCGCGCCTGACGGCGATCACGAACGGCGCGGCGAGCAGCAGCGCCAGCATCCACGCGACCGGCTGCCGCGAGCGCCAGCGCGCCGAGCGCACGTCCTTCCACGGCTGCACGGGATCGGGAAGGCGCTCGTCGCGCAGGTAGCGCAGGCGCCCGGACGCGGGGCCGTGGCCGATGCCGGAGGTCAGCAGCGGGCGCAGCCCCATCTCGTTGGTGAGCGGCGTCCGCTCGTGCAGGCGGATGTGGCGCACGAACGCGGGGTACGCGCCCGGCCCCGCCGCGGCCGCGCCCGCCGCCAGCATCACCACCGCCGCGGCGAGGCCGCCGGCGGCGGTTCGCAGCATCGCGCGGCGCCGGGGGCGGGCGGTGCGCGGATCGAGCAGCATCACCACCCAGCCGATCGCGAGCAGGGCGGGAAAGACGCGCAGGCACGCGGCGACCGCCAGCGACGCGCCCGCCGCCGCGTGCCGTCCGCGGCGGGACAGGGAGACGGCGAGCACGGAGAGGAAGAACCAGTCCTGCCGCAGGAACGCGCCACCCGTCCAGAAGAACGGCGCGAATGCCTGGCATCCCCAGAACACCGCCGCGAGCGACGCCGTCCGCCAGCCGAACGCCCACGCCAGCGCCGCGAACGCGCCGAGCACCAGCAGCGGATCGAGCAGCGCCAGCGCCACCATCCACCCGCTGCTCGCCGGCCGCAGCCCCGCGACCGCGCCGCCGACGGCCGTCCACGGCGGCGGCGGGTTGTAGCCGTGGTCGCGCTGCATCT from Longimicrobium sp. harbors:
- a CDS encoding SDR family oxidoreductase, giving the protein MSGRVCVVTGASSGIGKATAKELARRGATVALVVRSPERGRAALAEIERDAGCRDARIVLADLSRQADVRRAADELLAAFPRIDVLVNNAAVYTRRRRLSDDGIEMQWAVNHLAPFLLTNLLLPRLVASAPARVVTVSSNAHEMADLRWDDLEMRRRRYRGFRQYGNTKRANVLFTRELARRAAGTGVTANALHPGVVATDLLLNGFPPIRLFRRWMRTPEQGAATAVHLAASPEVAAVTAKYFVDERAVSLFASTRDETARRLWEISERMVGLG